One genomic segment of Candidatus Berkiella aquae includes these proteins:
- a CDS encoding AAA family ATPase: MAILEFTVKGYRSLQDFHLPLNHINVITGPNGCGKSNLYNSICLLGKSSEGHLAKTLALEGGMPSILWAGERKNVTRTKKPVRMILSVRTDVFSYELSLGLPSSSLSLFSLDPEIKEEYVWHGEERRRANTFFERQTNATWVMNQAGEREAYPVMLTRTESILSQLHEPHLYPELSMMRESMRNWRFYHHFRTDSYSPLRFPQVGVHTPVMSNDGIDYAAALQTIIEIGDEKSLHAAINDAFPGSRLIIKNDRSRFEVLLQQPGIKRPLEARELSDGTLRYLCLIAALLSPRPPEFLAINEPEMSLHPDLIEPLANLIYMASKNSQIWVTTHSQPLAEYLALLSKERPIVLNKIEGYTQRLQGEAQNNTF, encoded by the coding sequence ATGGCTATTCTCGAATTTACAGTTAAAGGATATCGATCGCTGCAAGATTTTCATTTGCCCTTAAATCATATCAATGTGATAACAGGGCCTAATGGCTGTGGCAAAAGTAACCTATACAACTCAATATGTTTACTGGGAAAGTCTTCTGAAGGTCATTTAGCAAAAACATTAGCCCTGGAAGGAGGAATGCCTTCCATTTTGTGGGCAGGGGAAAGAAAAAATGTGACCAGAACGAAGAAGCCAGTCAGGATGATTTTATCCGTAAGAACTGATGTTTTTTCTTATGAGTTATCCTTAGGATTGCCTTCATCTTCGCTCTCCTTATTCAGTTTAGATCCAGAAATAAAAGAAGAATACGTTTGGCATGGTGAAGAACGACGTCGTGCCAACACCTTTTTTGAGCGTCAAACCAATGCAACGTGGGTGATGAATCAAGCAGGAGAGCGAGAAGCTTATCCTGTTATGTTAACACGTACTGAATCCATTTTGTCTCAACTTCATGAGCCCCATTTATATCCAGAATTATCGATGATGAGAGAGTCCATGCGAAATTGGCGCTTTTATCATCATTTTCGTACGGATAGCTATTCGCCGCTAAGATTTCCGCAAGTTGGCGTTCATACGCCAGTCATGAGCAACGATGGAATAGATTATGCGGCAGCACTACAAACCATCATTGAAATCGGTGATGAAAAATCGTTACATGCAGCGATTAATGATGCTTTTCCAGGCAGTAGGCTTATCATCAAAAATGATCGCTCAAGATTTGAAGTGTTATTACAACAGCCTGGTATTAAGCGACCATTAGAAGCACGCGAATTGTCTGATGGGACACTACGCTATTTGTGTTTAATTGCTGCCTTGTTAAGCCCAAGACCGCCTGAATTTTTAGCAATTAATGAGCCTGAAATGAGTTTGCATCCTGATTTGATTGAACCCTTAGCCAATTTGATTTATATGGCAAGTAAGAATTCACAAATTTGGGTTACAACACATTCACAGCCATTGGCAGAATATTTAGCGTTGCTTTCAAAAGAAAGGCCTATTGTTTTAAATAAAATAGAGGGATATACCCAGCGACTTCAAGGGGAAGCGCAAAATAACACTTTTTGA
- a CDS encoding GNAT family N-acetyltransferase produces the protein MDYQIIPITMAHIEGFRKAVDSVAREKHYLSFLEGPPFEMSKAFVEANLAEGWPHLLAVRAQEVIGWCDITSLNRPVYAHCGELGIGIVADYRGQGIGQALILAALQKAKEKGLSRIELTVFENNLPAIKLYEKCGFMIEGKKRLAVKIDDHYQDLICMALFI, from the coding sequence ATGGATTATCAGATTATTCCTATCACGATGGCCCATATTGAAGGATTTAGAAAAGCCGTAGACAGTGTCGCGAGAGAAAAACACTATCTTTCTTTTTTGGAAGGGCCACCTTTTGAAATGTCTAAAGCCTTTGTTGAAGCTAATCTTGCCGAAGGGTGGCCACATCTATTAGCGGTACGAGCTCAAGAGGTTATTGGCTGGTGTGATATCACTTCATTAAATAGACCGGTTTATGCGCATTGTGGAGAATTAGGCATTGGTATAGTCGCAGACTATCGCGGACAAGGCATTGGTCAAGCTTTAATATTAGCTGCTTTGCAAAAAGCCAAGGAAAAAGGACTTTCGCGCATCGAGTTGACGGTTTTTGAAAATAATCTACCTGCTATTAAATTATATGAAAAATGTGGCTTTATGATTGAGGGAAAGAAGCGCCTGGCCGTTAAAATAGATGATCATTACCAAGATCTCATTTGCATGGCACTTTTTATTTAA
- a CDS encoding Fic family protein, which produces MESETSRKFSKAAGVFHDRYLPEKGAQLAGYAALMSVYQLEVPLPDRVAIISQKHKRYQKDHWLIFTPKHQPENTLHGHLVFALKYEGVNLSVLSALFKVTSQHALEEIIQGEPWSSYSRRIWFLYEWLTGKQLNIPDINDTKINFINVLDEKLQYAGPIRRSVRHRINNNLPGVQSFCPLIRRTALLDNYIHSHLNTIAKLELKSIHPDLLIRAAAFLLLKDSKASYAIEGETPPQNRAERWGKAIGQAGLHPLSHDELLRLQEIVIADFRYTHPGYRIDGGFVGDHDRATQQPIPVHISARFQDVPDLMDGLIETDNLLKEAEYNPVLAAAAIAFGFVFIHPFEDGNGRIHRYLIHHVLAENGFTPEGVAFPVSAVILDRLKEYRMVLEAYSSPRLKYVKWRANEKNNVEVLNETIDLYRYFDATIQAEFLFSCIKETIEEVIPKEIDYLQKYDEMKRFIENYIEMPDRLVNLLIIFLQQGEGKLSKRAKDNEFSALTQEEVNALETKFSSIFYR; this is translated from the coding sequence ATGGAAAGTGAAACTAGCAGGAAATTTTCAAAAGCAGCAGGCGTTTTTCACGATCGCTATCTACCTGAAAAAGGAGCCCAGCTAGCAGGTTACGCTGCCTTAATGAGTGTATATCAGCTTGAAGTCCCTTTGCCTGATAGGGTTGCCATTATTAGCCAAAAGCATAAGCGTTATCAAAAAGATCATTGGTTAATTTTTACGCCTAAACATCAACCTGAAAACACGCTTCATGGGCATTTGGTTTTTGCACTTAAATATGAAGGTGTGAATTTAAGTGTTTTAAGCGCTTTATTTAAAGTAACCTCACAACATGCATTAGAAGAAATCATTCAAGGGGAACCTTGGAGTAGTTATAGTCGACGTATTTGGTTCCTTTATGAATGGTTAACGGGCAAACAACTCAATATCCCAGATATTAATGATACTAAAATCAATTTCATTAATGTTCTTGATGAAAAATTACAATATGCGGGCCCTATCAGACGTTCTGTACGACATCGTATAAACAATAATCTGCCCGGCGTCCAATCTTTTTGTCCATTAATACGAAGAACCGCATTATTAGATAATTACATTCATAGTCATTTAAATACAATTGCCAAATTAGAATTAAAAAGCATTCATCCTGATTTACTCATTCGAGCGGCTGCTTTTTTATTACTGAAAGATTCAAAAGCTTCTTATGCAATCGAGGGTGAAACGCCGCCTCAAAATAGAGCAGAAAGATGGGGTAAAGCCATTGGACAAGCTGGATTACATCCTTTATCACATGATGAATTATTGCGTTTGCAAGAAATTGTGATTGCCGATTTTCGATATACGCATCCTGGATACCGCATTGATGGTGGTTTTGTTGGCGATCATGATAGAGCGACCCAACAGCCGATCCCTGTGCATATTTCTGCCCGTTTTCAAGATGTACCTGATTTGATGGATGGCTTAATTGAAACCGATAATTTATTAAAAGAAGCTGAATATAACCCGGTATTAGCGGCCGCAGCGATTGCTTTTGGTTTTGTGTTTATTCATCCCTTTGAAGATGGCAATGGCAGAATTCATCGTTATTTAATTCATCATGTATTGGCTGAAAACGGTTTTACACCAGAAGGGGTTGCTTTTCCTGTTTCTGCTGTGATTTTAGATCGATTAAAAGAATATCGCATGGTATTAGAAGCTTACTCTTCGCCACGCTTAAAATATGTAAAATGGCGAGCCAATGAGAAAAATAACGTAGAAGTGCTCAATGAAACGATCGATTTATATCGTTATTTTGATGCAACGATACAGGCAGAGTTCTTATTTTCTTGTATAAAAGAAACGATTGAAGAAGTTATTCCTAAAGAAATTGATTATTTGCAAAAATATGATGAGATGAAGCGTTTTATTGAAAATTATATTGAAATGCCAGATAGGCTGGTTAATTTGCTGATTATCTTTTTACAACAAGGTGAAGGGAAATTGTCAAAGCGCGCAAAAGACAATGAATTCTCTGCTTTAACACAAGAAGAAGTGAATGCATTAGAAACAAAATTTTCATCGATTTTTTATAGGTGA
- a CDS encoding ankyrin repeat domain-containing protein translates to MMNSVSSCQNAITTFKQQFPNIKSVETKRSMINQLSKQTSFTVPTDTYGNTLVHFITLNGYLADIDYMLSILRPGEIDCPNNYQITPLIQATVAGLQNVVSLLLAHGANWQLRDYNGKNALEYNMNNRKQVTFKAWNHLPTLPLIEKRLFDLTKIKSGKGISDFLVWLHSINYLLTTPINHHDDPIFHYVIFNCSLAGIKSLLPYLTPEVLAVSNRKGTTILHSLIKTKHYVKANLLRRAGARLDIPDSDGFTPLNYLPLNKSLLTMTSVEQYLEMNQLVEEVLYETLDINHLLAKAMQYGLGIDDPIDENDGTLLHRFIEFIPVPLFQEILGKYPHCDLKVRTSDGVSLIKLAAVRERYAIIELLQKYGVPLYTSELTTSESEGYKTYLQRSYAPVIYPCLAFSFNQLRLKSKDLNEHLLKFFQTYIGYVRSNRFKYHGDRLYSGMILDSRLGESLTLNCYDLATNLGYFLKMQGIDNVRLHTYTNFNSRPFNDKGPLKGDFVCFDQDYQTKISPIYDRYRYERHYVLQVGSRFFDPTFCCYYDNQDDILELSQIKTSLSFAKDRRSYFNLRFLAALHSLFCTEHWTYWHKWRSIKITNKNKAALYLEEKEKHVTLQATNLPKEEVSRVIQEILKTNGIISIEEYKVAVYANRANELQFILKQLEQQNPTSNTCNHMPK, encoded by the coding sequence ATGATGAATTCTGTTTCAAGCTGCCAAAACGCAATCACCACTTTTAAGCAGCAATTTCCCAATATAAAGTCCGTAGAGACAAAGCGCTCAATGATTAATCAGCTTAGCAAGCAAACCTCCTTCACCGTCCCTACTGATACTTATGGAAATACGCTAGTCCATTTTATCACCCTAAATGGCTACCTTGCTGATATTGATTATATGTTATCTATTCTGCGTCCTGGTGAAATCGATTGTCCTAATAATTATCAGATCACGCCACTGATACAAGCGACCGTTGCAGGATTACAAAATGTCGTCTCATTATTATTGGCTCATGGTGCAAATTGGCAACTTCGTGATTACAACGGAAAAAATGCTCTCGAATATAACATGAATAATAGGAAGCAGGTTACATTCAAAGCATGGAATCACCTACCCACATTACCTTTAATCGAAAAAAGATTGTTTGACTTAACCAAGATAAAAAGTGGCAAAGGTATATCTGATTTTCTTGTTTGGTTACATAGTATTAACTATCTCTTAACAACGCCGATTAATCATCATGATGATCCCATTTTTCACTATGTCATATTTAATTGCTCATTAGCAGGAATAAAATCGCTTCTACCTTATTTAACGCCTGAAGTATTAGCAGTAAGCAATAGGAAAGGGACAACCATATTGCATTCTTTAATTAAAACCAAACATTATGTAAAAGCTAATTTATTGAGGCGTGCGGGTGCTAGACTCGATATTCCTGATTCAGATGGTTTCACGCCTTTGAATTATCTCCCATTGAATAAATCATTATTAACAATGACAAGCGTTGAACAATATCTTGAAATGAATCAACTCGTTGAAGAAGTGTTATATGAAACATTAGATATCAACCATTTGTTAGCAAAAGCGATGCAATATGGACTAGGGATTGATGATCCTATCGATGAAAATGACGGCACATTATTACATCGTTTCATTGAATTTATTCCTGTTCCATTATTCCAAGAGATTCTTGGGAAATACCCTCATTGTGACTTGAAGGTACGCACCTCAGATGGCGTTAGTTTAATCAAACTAGCAGCGGTAAGAGAGCGCTATGCTATCATTGAGCTATTACAAAAATATGGGGTACCTTTATACACCAGCGAATTAACCACTAGTGAATCAGAAGGATACAAAACGTATTTACAACGCAGTTATGCGCCAGTCATTTATCCTTGCCTTGCATTTTCATTTAATCAATTACGCTTAAAGAGTAAAGATCTTAATGAACATCTCTTAAAATTCTTTCAAACCTACATAGGTTATGTGCGCAGTAATCGTTTTAAATATCATGGCGATCGCTTATACTCAGGAATGATCCTTGACTCAAGATTAGGAGAATCCCTTACCCTTAACTGTTACGATCTCGCTACAAATTTGGGCTACTTCTTGAAAATGCAAGGTATCGATAATGTAAGATTACATACCTATACTAATTTTAATAGTCGCCCGTTTAATGATAAAGGCCCACTGAAAGGAGATTTTGTTTGCTTCGATCAAGATTATCAAACTAAAATTTCCCCTATTTATGATCGATATAGATACGAACGACATTATGTTTTGCAAGTCGGTTCTCGCTTCTTTGACCCTACTTTTTGTTGTTATTATGATAATCAAGACGATATTCTTGAACTAAGCCAAATAAAAACCTCGCTATCATTTGCAAAAGATCGTAGAAGTTATTTTAATTTACGATTTCTTGCTGCTTTACATTCACTATTTTGCACTGAACATTGGACCTATTGGCATAAATGGCGCTCCATCAAAATTACTAACAAAAATAAGGCTGCACTTTATTTGGAGGAAAAGGAAAAACACGTGACCTTACAAGCAACGAATCTCCCCAAAGAAGAGGTCAGCCGTGTGATCCAAGAGATATTAAAAACAAATGGCATTATTAGCATCGAAGAATATAAAGTTGCCGTGTACGCCAACAGAGCAAACGAACTACAATTTATTCTGAAACAATTGGAACAACAAAACCCAACTTCTAACACGTGTAACCACATGCCAAAATAA
- a CDS encoding alpha/beta fold hydrolase, protein MATIRIGETDFFYECRGKGTPLVLIAGYSCDHTFWDAIYDELTQHFQVLIFDNRGIGQTIDETSTISIDSMAQDTMQIVKALDLKRPIILGQSMGGTIAQTIARDYGSDIEKLIILNSSTSINQRTRMVLASLLKLYEEKAAFDTLIEASMPWFFSAQYLADPKNIAAYKEICMNNPYPPSPEILRRQLQALNNFNSHLWVNNIQMPTLVIASEDDIVCLPAESEQLASHIKRAKYLKIAGGHSSPLENPHDLIEAIMTI, encoded by the coding sequence ATGGCAACAATTCGTATCGGTGAAACAGATTTTTTCTATGAATGTCGTGGCAAAGGCACGCCTCTTGTATTGATAGCAGGCTATTCTTGCGATCATACCTTTTGGGATGCCATTTATGACGAATTGACACAACATTTTCAAGTGCTCATTTTTGATAATCGTGGTATTGGCCAAACTATCGACGAAACCTCGACTATTAGCATTGACAGTATGGCGCAAGATACCATGCAAATTGTTAAGGCACTCGATTTAAAACGCCCTATCATTTTAGGGCAGTCAATGGGAGGCACCATTGCACAAACGATTGCTCGAGATTATGGCAGTGATATTGAAAAATTAATCATTCTGAATTCATCAACGAGCATTAATCAAAGAACCCGAATGGTTTTGGCTTCATTGTTGAAATTATATGAAGAAAAAGCTGCTTTTGATACGCTGATTGAAGCAAGTATGCCTTGGTTTTTTTCTGCACAGTATTTAGCCGATCCTAAAAATATTGCGGCTTATAAGGAAATTTGCATGAATAATCCTTATCCACCTAGCCCTGAGATTTTAAGAAGACAACTCCAAGCGTTAAATAATTTTAATTCACACTTATGGGTGAATAATATTCAAATGCCGACACTAGTCATTGCCTCTGAAGATGATATTGTTTGTTTACCAGCAGAAAGTGAACAATTGGCAAGTCATATCAAAAGAGCAAAATACCTTAAAATAGCGGGTGGGCATTCAAGTCCACTTGAAAATCCTCATGATTTGATAGAAGCTATCATGACCATTTAG
- a CDS encoding PH domain-containing protein, whose product MSYVDSHLLPNEKVVHRTHLHKIMFFWPGVLACAMFAAGVWILMHPAYRAGFAGLCFVVGVAFLLAPYIQYISSEFAVTNKRVIIKVGFISRQTLETLLQKVEAIGVDQTVLGRILNYGSITITGTGGTRESFYNIVDPLAFRRAVQEESDTSNTQTNLN is encoded by the coding sequence ATGAGTTACGTTGATTCACATTTATTACCAAATGAAAAAGTTGTACATCGTACTCATTTACATAAAATTATGTTTTTCTGGCCCGGCGTGTTGGCTTGTGCGATGTTTGCTGCTGGGGTATGGATTTTGATGCACCCAGCTTATCGAGCAGGGTTTGCAGGTTTATGCTTCGTTGTCGGAGTAGCTTTCTTGTTAGCACCCTATATTCAATATATATCCAGTGAATTTGCCGTCACCAATAAACGCGTCATTATCAAAGTGGGTTTCATTAGTCGTCAAACCTTAGAGACTTTATTACAAAAAGTGGAAGCGATTGGCGTCGATCAAACCGTTTTAGGTCGCATTTTAAATTATGGCTCCATCACTATCACAGGCACCGGTGGTACCAGAGAATCTTTTTATAACATCGTTGATCCACTGGCGTTTCGTCGAGCGGTGCAAGAAGAATCGGATACTTCTAATACTCAAACTAATTTAAATTAA
- a CDS encoding dienelactone hydrolase family protein has translation MKSQALSIMTALLLAFNAQAAIKSQKLDYKSNGITMEGYLVYDAEKKKQKRPAVIIVHDWMGLGPFTKEKADKLAKEGYVAFAVDVYGKGQRPKNNDEAAKFAEKYKNDRKLFRDRLKAAYTALLSVDAVNGKKIFVMGYCFGGTGALELARSGVPLLGTVSFHGGLSSPTPEDAKNIKGPVLVLHGAEDPNVPPAEVAAFKEEMKNGHVSYEFIEYPGAVHAFTNPLAGNDKSKGVAYNREADRESWEAFEAFLKQQLTE, from the coding sequence ATGAAGTCACAAGCATTATCAATCATGACTGCACTGTTACTGGCGTTTAATGCTCAAGCTGCCATTAAATCACAGAAACTTGATTATAAATCGAATGGCATCACGATGGAAGGGTATCTGGTTTATGATGCAGAGAAAAAAAAGCAGAAAAGACCTGCTGTGATTATTGTACATGATTGGATGGGGCTTGGACCTTTTACCAAGGAAAAAGCAGATAAATTGGCTAAAGAGGGTTATGTAGCTTTTGCGGTTGATGTATACGGCAAAGGACAACGTCCCAAAAACAATGATGAAGCCGCAAAGTTTGCTGAAAAATATAAAAATGACCGTAAATTATTTCGCGATCGCCTGAAAGCAGCTTATACCGCATTATTATCAGTCGATGCGGTGAATGGTAAGAAAATTTTTGTGATGGGTTATTGCTTTGGTGGGACCGGGGCATTAGAGCTTGCAAGAAGTGGCGTTCCCTTATTAGGGACGGTGAGCTTTCATGGGGGCTTATCAAGCCCAACCCCAGAGGATGCTAAGAATATTAAAGGCCCTGTCTTGGTTTTGCATGGTGCAGAGGATCCTAATGTTCCGCCTGCGGAAGTAGCGGCATTCAAAGAAGAAATGAAGAATGGCCATGTCTCCTATGAATTTATTGAATACCCTGGTGCGGTTCATGCTTTTACCAATCCTCTAGCAGGCAATGATAAAAGCAAGGGGGTTGCTTATAACAGGGAAGCTGATAGAGAATCTTGGGAGGCGTTTGAAGCTTTTTTAAAGCAACAACTTACTGAGTAA
- a CDS encoding sulfatase-like hydrolase/transferase, whose protein sequence is MYTQHLGKKFAVALTLMAVSGLSWAAKSTTPTSTSKSSQPNIIVIMGDDIGWFNIGAYHQGIMSGKTPNLDRLASEGMRFTDYYAEASCTAGRANFITGELPIRTGLTTVGQAGADVGMPATAPTIATALKEMGYATGQFGKNHLGDLNKYLPCLHGFDQFWGYLYHLDAMSDPYWKSYPKDPKFREQYGPRNMVQCEATTVEDTTEMPRWGKIGKQKVTDEGALDPKRMETVDDEILSKTFAFMDKAKKENKPFFVWLNPTRMHIFTFLSDKYKDMQNSETNYGTEEAGMAQLDDIVGSVLKYLKDNGLEENTIVVFTTDNGAEVFTWPDGGMTPFRNAKGSIYEGGFRVPALIRWPGKVPAGKVENGMISGLDWFPTLVAAAGNDKIAEELKEGKKLGDREYKVYLDGYNQMDLITGKGPSKRHEIFYFAEDRLGALRIDEMKFRFIDQPDGWAGPKVGLNMPTITNLGQDPFERTQDLNINVGAPGYFDQFMAREFWRFVLVQQKVAELAETAIKYPPMQKPASFNLEAIKAQVEEVIKNHPGQ, encoded by the coding sequence ATGTACACTCAACACCTAGGTAAAAAATTTGCGGTTGCTTTAACCCTTATGGCGGTTTCGGGTTTGTCATGGGCCGCAAAATCCACTACGCCGACATCGACATCAAAGTCATCACAACCAAATATTATCGTCATAATGGGGGATGATATTGGTTGGTTCAATATCGGTGCTTATCATCAAGGGATTATGTCTGGAAAGACACCGAATTTAGATAGGCTTGCTTCAGAGGGCATGCGTTTTACAGATTATTACGCTGAAGCGAGTTGTACAGCAGGGCGTGCGAATTTTATTACTGGAGAGTTACCGATAAGAACAGGACTCACCACCGTAGGACAAGCAGGAGCTGATGTTGGTATGCCAGCAACGGCGCCTACCATTGCGACTGCCCTTAAAGAAATGGGCTATGCAACGGGACAATTTGGTAAAAACCATTTGGGCGATTTAAATAAATATCTTCCTTGCCTTCATGGCTTTGATCAGTTCTGGGGATATTTATACCATCTTGATGCGATGTCAGATCCTTACTGGAAATCTTATCCTAAAGATCCGAAATTCCGTGAACAATATGGCCCACGTAATATGGTTCAGTGTGAAGCAACTACCGTTGAAGACACGACTGAAATGCCACGTTGGGGTAAAATTGGCAAACAAAAAGTGACCGATGAGGGAGCGCTTGATCCTAAACGGATGGAAACGGTAGATGATGAAATTTTAAGTAAAACCTTTGCCTTCATGGATAAAGCAAAGAAAGAGAATAAGCCCTTCTTCGTGTGGTTGAATCCAACAAGGATGCATATTTTTACTTTTCTTTCAGATAAATATAAAGACATGCAAAATTCTGAGACCAACTACGGTACAGAAGAAGCAGGGATGGCACAACTCGATGATATCGTGGGTTCAGTACTCAAATATCTAAAAGATAATGGCTTAGAAGAAAATACCATTGTTGTATTCACAACCGATAATGGTGCAGAAGTCTTCACTTGGCCAGATGGTGGTATGACGCCTTTTAGAAATGCTAAAGGGTCTATTTACGAAGGCGGTTTTAGAGTCCCTGCGCTGATTCGTTGGCCAGGTAAGGTACCTGCTGGAAAAGTAGAAAATGGGATGATTTCAGGACTCGATTGGTTTCCTACCTTGGTTGCAGCTGCCGGCAATGACAAAATTGCCGAAGAACTAAAAGAAGGTAAAAAATTAGGCGATCGTGAATATAAAGTTTACTTAGATGGTTATAATCAAATGGATTTGATTACAGGTAAGGGGCCTTCAAAACGTCATGAGATTTTTTATTTTGCAGAAGACCGTTTAGGTGCCTTACGTATCGATGAAATGAAATTCCGCTTTATTGATCAACCTGATGGTTGGGCTGGTCCTAAAGTAGGGTTAAATATGCCTACTATCACCAACTTAGGTCAAGATCCTTTTGAACGGACTCAAGATCTCAATATCAACGTTGGTGCACCAGGCTATTTCGATCAGTTTATGGCGAGAGAATTTTGGCGTTTTGTCTTGGTGCAACAAAAAGTGGCAGAGTTGGCAGAGACAGCTATTAAGTATCCTCCTATGCAAAAACCAGCTTCATTCAACCTAGAGGCAATTAAAGCTCAAGTTGAAGAAGTGATTAAAAATCATCCTGGACAATAA
- a CDS encoding methyltransferase family protein has translation MNNNKSLPSVNNQWINLLGLCSATITFYCCLKWYITPLVAVLSTLTAYTLPILLLEVLLLKTPYRESTGFSATWHNLSFERIFFKLVGLYATFAMLIFLYWLFPEYHKPFYKDYWSFLIKIAPWAFLISIPYVALVDAKMDDPFDSYWNLGRILCFNRPQSYQGLAQHSLGWIVKGYFLPLMYAELYSKSQTLSITSFSHIFSNINTFFMTGIVILFTIDVLIATVGYLFTLRLFDSHIRSTDSTFFGWFVCLICYEPFYNAILMLYIPKKINFLTGLNSIDHPLLQSIWCGCVLFMLFCYVLATLAFGLRFSNLTNRGIITQGVYRLTKHPAYVAKTIFWWIAFIPLASIAPNPIILFTSILFLIGTTIIYYFRAKTEEKHLSKDPAYVEYGLWMNEHSIFAPLAKHWHFLRYQPPIY, from the coding sequence ATGAACAATAACAAATCGCTTCCATCTGTTAATAATCAGTGGATTAACCTGCTAGGGTTGTGCAGCGCGACAATTACATTTTATTGCTGCCTGAAATGGTATATAACGCCTTTAGTTGCTGTGCTTTCTACATTAACGGCTTACACCTTACCCATTCTATTACTCGAAGTGTTATTGCTAAAAACGCCCTACCGTGAATCAACCGGGTTTAGTGCTACTTGGCATAACCTGAGTTTTGAAAGGATCTTTTTTAAATTGGTCGGCTTATATGCGACTTTTGCAATGCTTATTTTTCTGTACTGGCTTTTTCCAGAATACCATAAACCCTTTTACAAAGATTATTGGTCATTTCTTATTAAAATTGCCCCTTGGGCATTTTTAATCTCCATACCCTATGTTGCTCTCGTTGATGCCAAAATGGATGATCCTTTCGATAGTTATTGGAATTTAGGGCGCATTCTTTGTTTTAACCGCCCCCAATCTTATCAAGGCCTTGCTCAACACAGTTTAGGCTGGATAGTAAAAGGGTATTTTTTGCCACTAATGTATGCAGAGTTATATAGTAAATCGCAAACACTATCCATCACCTCATTTAGTCATATTTTTTCAAACATAAATACTTTTTTTATGACGGGTATTGTCATTTTATTTACAATAGATGTGTTAATTGCAACGGTTGGTTATTTATTTACTTTACGGCTTTTTGATTCACATATTCGCTCAACAGATTCTACTTTTTTTGGATGGTTTGTCTGCCTGATATGTTATGAGCCCTTTTATAACGCGATTTTGATGCTGTATATTCCCAAAAAAATTAACTTTCTCACTGGCCTTAATAGTATTGACCACCCACTCTTACAATCTATTTGGTGCGGTTGTGTGCTATTCATGCTATTTTGCTATGTGTTAGCAACCCTTGCTTTTGGCCTTCGCTTTTCCAATCTCACTAACCGCGGCATTATTACCCAAGGTGTTTATCGCTTGACTAAACATCCAGCCTATGTTGCAAAAACGATTTTTTGGTGGATTGCCTTCATTCCTCTGGCGAGCATTGCTCCTAATCCCATTATCTTGTTCACAAGCATACTGTTTCTCATCGGGACTACCATTATTTATTATTTTCGAGCAAAAACAGAAGAAAAGCATTTATCGAAAGATCCTGCCTACGTGGAATATGGTCTATGGATGAATGAACATAGCATTTTTGCGCCCTTGGCAAAACATTGGCATTTTTTACGTTATCAACCTCCTATTTATTAG